From the Vicinamibacteria bacterium genome, the window CAGCTGGTCGCAGCTCGTCATCAAGTTCTGCGAGGATTCGGTCGAGTACGTGAGCGCGGCCCCTTCTACGGGGGTCTGGCGGATGGAGGGGGACGGCTCACTCAGCTACGTTCGGATGCAGACCCACCGCCGTACGGCGGAGAGCGAGTCCGAGGCTTTCTTTCTCCGGATCACCCGCCCGGGCGACTACTTCTACGAGGGTGCGGATCTTGGCATACTGGTCACACCGGGTAGATTGATGACGGACGACTTTCGGCTCAACGATCGGGCGAAAGCCTGGGTCCGCGGCATACGCGCGCAGTTCGCGTCGCGGCCGCTCGAAGCGAAGGAAACCGAGCCGGCCCGGAAGGTCGCCGAAGTAGGCGGGTTCAAGTTCCTGTGATGCATCTGGCTTTTCGAGCCGTCAGCGAGGACGAGCCCGGCGTCAAGTGGCAGTCCCACTTCGAAAGCGTGTGGCCCGACTACAGCGCGTGGTTCTTGAGAGAGGGCGACGACGCACGGCCGCGGTATCTCACCTGCTCGAAACGGCTCGAAGACACCATGCCCGAGCTCGTACCCACCTGGGAGAAACTGACAAAGCTCGGTGGCGGGAGCGACCAGGTGGCGCGGATGCTCAGCCTTTACCGGCCCACCCCCTATCTTGCTGGCTGCTCGCAGGCTCTGTGGACACGGGACGAGCCCGTGCTCGTGCGCAACTACGATTACCACCCGGGCCGGTGCGAGGGCGTGATCCTGAAGAGCGCATGGAATGGGACGAAGGTCATCGCCTCATTGGATTCTCTTTGGGGGGCTCTCGACGGCTTGAACGAGCACGGGCTCGCGGTATCCCTCGCCTTCGGAGGCCGGCGAGAGGTCGGAGACGGTTTTGGTATCCCCCTGGTCCTTCGCTACCTGCTCGAGTTCTGCACGTGCGTTGACGAGGCCGTGTCGGTACTGAAGCGCGTTCCGTCCCACATGGCTTATACCGTGAGCCTGCTCGATGCCGCCGGCCGCTCGGCCACCGTTTTCGTCGGGCCTGGCCACGAGCACGAGGTCGTGGAGCACCGAGTCGCGACCAACCACCAACGAAGGGTGGTTTGGCGAGAGCACGCGGAGCTGACCGGAACCGTCGAGCGGCTAGCGTTCCTGGAGGGACGGATCGAGGATGCGTCCGAGAGGATCGACAGGTTCATCGACCGTTTTCTCGAGCCGCCGCTCCTGGCCACCTCTTATGAACGCGCCTTCGGCACACTGTACACCGCCGTCTACTGGCCGCGCAGAGGCAAAGTCGAGTTTCGCTGGCCGAATCGTTCCTGGCACCAATCCTTCGACCTTTTCGTCGAAGGTGTGTCGGTCATCGATTACCCTTGATTCATCGACCATCGGAAAGGATTCGTGAATGAGCATCGTCAGCATCAATCCCGCCACCGACGAGGAGATCCGA encodes:
- a CDS encoding biotin carboxylase; translated protein: SWSQLVIKFCEDSVEYVSAAPSTGVWRMEGDGSLSYVRMQTHRRTAESESEAFFLRITRPGDYFYEGADLGILVTPGRLMTDDFRLNDRAKAWVRGIRAQFASRPLEAKETEPARKVAEVGGFKFL
- a CDS encoding C45 family peptidase, which gives rise to MHLAFRAVSEDEPGVKWQSHFESVWPDYSAWFLREGDDARPRYLTCSKRLEDTMPELVPTWEKLTKLGGGSDQVARMLSLYRPTPYLAGCSQALWTRDEPVLVRNYDYHPGRCEGVILKSAWNGTKVIASLDSLWGALDGLNEHGLAVSLAFGGRREVGDGFGIPLVLRYLLEFCTCVDEAVSVLKRVPSHMAYTVSLLDAAGRSATVFVGPGHEHEVVEHRVATNHQRRVVWREHAELTGTVERLAFLEGRIEDASERIDRFIDRFLEPPLLATSYERAFGTLYTAVYWPRRGKVEFRWPNRSWHQSFDLFVEGVSVIDYP